Proteins encoded together in one Ancylothrix sp. D3o window:
- a CDS encoding transposase family protein: MSHKLPLNVQKQQKEFYSGKKRKHTLKSQIIVEQKNQLIVCTAVAKGKEHDFKIFKITKIKINKDVKCPADKGYQGIIKIHKKSQTPHKNKKGQNLSQEQKIENRKMSSLRIIIEHVNRDLKIFKIISSRYRNRRERFLLRLNLIAGIYNYELCCLKFVNNGDFRS; this comes from the coding sequence ATGTCACATAAACTCCCATTGAACGTCCAAAAACAACAAAAAGAGTTTTACAGCGGTAAGAAAAGGAAGCATACATTAAAATCTCAAATAATAGTGGAGCAAAAAAACCAGTTAATTGTCTGCACTGCTGTAGCAAAGGGGAAAGAACATGATTTTAAAATCTTTAAAATAACCAAAATCAAGATAAATAAAGATGTAAAATGTCCAGCAGATAAAGGATATCAAGGAATTATAAAAATTCATAAAAAGAGCCAAACTCCTCACAAGAATAAAAAAGGTCAAAATTTATCCCAAGAGCAGAAAATAGAAAATAGAAAAATGTCGTCATTGAGAATTATTATTGAACACGTTAATCGTGACCTGAAGATTTTTAAAATAATTTCATCCCGCTATAGAAATAGAAGAGAAAGATTTTTATTACGCTTAAATTTGATAGCAGGTATTTATAATTATGAGCTTTGTTGCCTAAAATTTGTTAATAATGGAGACTTTCGCTCATAG
- a CDS encoding transposase family protein produces the protein MENQILMTLEYLREYRTFFHIGRSWGLNESNVYRIITKVEKNLIESKLFRLPGKKALLNQELDWEIVVVDVT, from the coding sequence ATAGAAAACCAGATTTTAATGACGCTAGAATATTTGAGAGAATACAGGACTTTTTTTCATATAGGCCGAAGCTGGGGATTAAATGAATCCAATGTTTATCGGATAATTACCAAAGTAGAAAAAAATTTAATTGAATCTAAATTATTTAGACTACCTGGAAAAAAAGCTTTATTAAACCAAGAGTTAGACTGGGAAATAGTAGTAGTTGATGTCACATAA